Proteins found in one Streptomyces sp. CB09001 genomic segment:
- a CDS encoding CE1759 family FMN reductase, producing MKLVVVSAGLSVPSSTRLLADRLAAVAAPAATAPEPAPADVRVIELRDLAVEIAHTFTSGFPAPALADAFAEVAAADGLIVVTPVFSASYSGLFKSFFDALGVTDEDALTGKPVLIAATGGTARHSLVLEHALRPLFAYLKAVIVPTGVYAASEDWGAEGLDARIGRAATELAALMAGLSGPSRASGPSTGRPLPKRDSFEEVTPFAERLAALSVPGPSPAP from the coding sequence ATGAAGCTCGTCGTCGTCTCCGCGGGGCTGAGCGTGCCGTCGTCCACCCGGCTGCTCGCCGACCGGCTGGCCGCGGTCGCCGCCCCGGCGGCCACCGCGCCCGAGCCCGCCCCGGCCGACGTCCGGGTGATCGAGCTGCGCGACCTCGCCGTGGAGATCGCGCACACCTTCACCAGCGGCTTCCCGGCACCGGCGCTCGCGGACGCGTTCGCCGAGGTCGCGGCGGCCGACGGACTGATCGTCGTCACGCCGGTGTTCTCGGCGTCGTACAGCGGGCTGTTCAAGTCGTTCTTCGACGCGCTGGGCGTCACCGACGAGGACGCCCTCACCGGGAAGCCGGTCCTGATCGCCGCGACCGGCGGCACCGCCCGGCACTCCCTGGTGCTGGAGCACGCGCTGCGGCCGCTCTTCGCCTACCTGAAGGCGGTGATCGTCCCCACCGGGGTCTACGCCGCCTCCGAGGACTGGGGCGCGGAAGGGCTCGACGCCCGGATCGGGCGGGCCGCGACTGAGCTGGCGGCCCTGATGGCGGGGCTGTCGGGGCCCTCGCGGGCGTCCGGGCCGTCCACGGGGCGCCCGCTGCCGAAGCGGGACTCCTTCGAGGAGGTCACGCCCTTCGCGGAGCGGCTCGCCGCGCTGAGCGTCCCGGGCCCGAGCCCGGCGCCGTAG
- a CDS encoding LLM class flavin-dependent oxidoreductase translates to MQFGIFTVGDVTPDPTTGRTPTERERIKAMVAIALKAEEVGLDVFATGEHHNPPFVPSSPTTMLGYVAARTERLVLSTSTTLITTNDPVKIAEDFAMLQHLADGRVDLMMGRGNTGPVYPWFGKDIREGINLAVENYNLLHRLWREDVVNWEGKFRTPLQGFTSTPRPLDGVAPFVWHGSIRSPEIAEQAAYYGDGFFHNNIFWPADHTKRMIELYRARYAHYGHGTPEQAIVGLGGQVFMRKNSQDAVREFRPYFDEAPVYGHGPSLEDFTAQTPLTVGSPQQVIEKTLAFRDYAGDYQRQLFLMDHAGLPLKTVLEQLDLLGEEVVPVLRKEFAKDRPAGVPDAPTHASLLAAKAAGQDKRDSHDKEGARA, encoded by the coding sequence ATGCAGTTCGGCATCTTCACCGTCGGCGACGTCACGCCCGACCCGACCACGGGCCGTACGCCGACCGAGCGTGAGCGCATCAAGGCCATGGTCGCCATCGCGCTCAAGGCCGAGGAGGTCGGGCTCGACGTCTTCGCCACCGGTGAGCACCACAACCCGCCCTTCGTGCCCTCGTCGCCGACGACCATGCTCGGCTACGTCGCGGCCCGCACCGAGCGGCTGGTCCTGTCCACCTCCACCACCCTGATCACCACGAACGACCCGGTGAAGATCGCCGAGGACTTCGCGATGCTCCAGCACCTGGCCGACGGCCGGGTGGACCTGATGATGGGGCGCGGCAACACCGGCCCGGTCTACCCCTGGTTCGGCAAGGACATCCGCGAGGGCATCAACCTCGCCGTCGAGAACTACAACCTGCTGCACCGCCTGTGGCGCGAGGACGTGGTGAACTGGGAGGGCAAGTTCCGCACCCCGCTCCAGGGCTTCACCTCCACCCCGCGTCCGCTGGACGGGGTCGCGCCCTTCGTCTGGCACGGGTCGATCCGCTCGCCGGAGATCGCCGAGCAGGCGGCCTACTACGGCGACGGCTTCTTCCACAACAACATCTTCTGGCCCGCCGACCACACCAAGCGCATGATCGAGCTGTACCGGGCCCGCTACGCCCACTACGGGCACGGCACGCCCGAGCAGGCGATCGTCGGCCTCGGCGGCCAGGTGTTCATGCGGAAGAACAGTCAGGACGCGGTGCGCGAGTTCCGGCCGTACTTCGACGAAGCACCCGTGTACGGACACGGACCGTCGCTGGAGGACTTCACCGCGCAGACGCCGCTCACCGTCGGCTCGCCGCAGCAGGTGATCGAGAAGACGCTCGCCTTCCGCGACTACGCCGGTGACTACCAGCGCCAGCTGTTCCTGATGGACCACGCCGGGCTGCCCCTGAAGACCGTCCTGGAGCAGCTCGACCTGCTCGGCGAGGAGGTCGTGCCGGTGCTGCGCAAGGAGTTCGCCAAGGACCGTCCAGCGGGCGTGCCGGACGCGCCGACCCACGCGTCCCTGCTGGCCGCGAAGGCCGCCGGGCAGGACAAGCGGGACAGCCATGACAAGGAAGGAGCGCGCGCATGA
- a CDS encoding YnfA family protein, whose product MLVLRSAALFVVAALFEIGGAWLVWQGVREQRGWLWAAGGVLALGAYGFVATFQPDAHFGRILAAYGGIFVAGSILWGVVADGYRPDRWDIAGALVCLAGMALIMWAPRNGG is encoded by the coding sequence ATGCTCGTGCTCCGCTCCGCCGCCCTCTTCGTCGTCGCCGCCCTGTTCGAGATCGGCGGTGCCTGGCTGGTCTGGCAGGGGGTGCGCGAGCAGCGCGGCTGGCTGTGGGCGGCGGGCGGGGTCCTCGCCCTCGGCGCCTACGGCTTCGTCGCCACCTTCCAGCCCGACGCGCACTTCGGCCGCATCCTCGCCGCGTACGGCGGGATCTTCGTGGCCGGCTCGATCCTGTGGGGCGTGGTCGCCGACGGCTACCGCCCGGACCGCTGGGACATCGCGGGGGCGCTGGTCTGCCTGGCCGGGATGGCCCTGATCATGTGGGCCCCGCGCAACGGCGGCTGA
- a CDS encoding SDR family NAD(P)-dependent oxidoreductase has product MATAAAAPSAASRIAVVTGASSGIGAATARQLAAAGYRVVLTARRKDRIEALAEEIEAAGHKATAYPLDVTDREAVDEFATAFKTVGVLVNNAGGALGADPVATGDPDDWRRMYETNVIGTLNLTQALLPKLEASGDGTIVVVSSTAGLSTYEGGAGYVAAKHGEHVLAETLRLEIVGRPVRVVEVAPGMVKTDEFALTRFGGDQDKAAKVYQGVAAPLTADDVADTITWAVTRPAHVNIDLLVVRPRAQASNTKVHREA; this is encoded by the coding sequence ATGGCCACCGCAGCAGCCGCCCCGTCCGCCGCCTCCCGCATCGCCGTCGTCACCGGCGCGAGCAGCGGCATCGGCGCCGCCACGGCCCGGCAGCTGGCCGCGGCCGGGTACCGCGTCGTCCTCACCGCGCGCCGCAAGGACCGCATCGAGGCGCTGGCCGAGGAGATCGAGGCGGCCGGGCACAAGGCGACGGCCTACCCCCTGGACGTCACCGACCGCGAGGCGGTCGACGAGTTCGCCACCGCGTTCAAGACGGTCGGCGTCCTCGTCAACAACGCGGGCGGCGCGCTCGGCGCCGACCCGGTGGCCACCGGCGACCCGGACGACTGGCGCCGCATGTACGAGACGAACGTCATCGGCACCCTCAACCTCACCCAGGCCCTGCTCCCCAAGCTGGAGGCGAGCGGCGACGGCACGATCGTGGTCGTCTCCTCGACCGCGGGCCTGTCCACCTACGAGGGCGGCGCGGGCTACGTCGCCGCCAAGCACGGCGAGCACGTCCTCGCCGAGACCCTGCGCCTGGAGATCGTCGGCCGCCCGGTCCGCGTCGTCGAAGTCGCGCCGGGCATGGTCAAGACCGACGAGTTCGCCCTGACCCGCTTCGGCGGCGACCAGGACAAGGCGGCCAAGGTCTACCAGGGCGTCGCCGCCCCCCTGACCGCCGACGACGTCGCCGACACCATCACCTGGGCGGTCACCCGCCCGGCCCACGTCAACATCGACCTCCTGGTCGTCCGCCCCCGCGCCCAGGCCTCGAACACGAAGGTGCACCGAGAGGCGTAG
- a CDS encoding RtcB family protein, protein MSYVEMPGAKVPIRMWTDPATVEEGALQQLRNVATLPWIKGLAVMPDVHYGKGATVGSVIAMSGAVCPAAVGVDIGCGMSAVKTSLTANDLPGDLSRLRSKIEQAIPVGRGMHDSPLEPGRFHGLATGGWDDFWGRFDGVAEAVKFRHERAGKQMGTLGGGNHFVEVCTDTTGSVWLMLHSGSRNIGKELAEHHIGVAQKLPHNQGLVDRDLAVFVADTPQMAAYRNDLFWAQEYAKYNRTLMMALLKDVVRKEFKKAKPVFEQEISAHHNYVAEERYDGMDLLVTRKGAIRAGSGDFGIIPGSMGTGSYIVKGLGNAKSFNSASHGAGRRMSRNAAKRRFSTKDLEEQTRGVECRKDSGVVDEIPGAYKPIDQVIDQQRDLVEVVAKLKQVVCVKG, encoded by the coding sequence ATGTCGTACGTGGAGATGCCGGGCGCGAAGGTGCCGATCCGGATGTGGACCGACCCGGCGACGGTCGAGGAGGGCGCGCTCCAGCAGCTGCGCAACGTCGCGACCCTGCCGTGGATCAAGGGCCTCGCGGTCATGCCGGACGTGCACTACGGCAAGGGCGCGACGGTCGGCTCCGTGATCGCGATGAGCGGCGCGGTGTGCCCGGCCGCGGTGGGCGTCGACATCGGCTGCGGCATGTCGGCGGTGAAGACGTCCCTGACGGCGAACGACCTGCCCGGTGACCTGTCCCGGCTGCGCTCGAAGATCGAGCAGGCGATTCCGGTGGGGCGGGGGATGCACGACAGTCCTCTTGAGCCGGGGCGCTTCCACGGGCTGGCGACCGGCGGGTGGGACGACTTCTGGGGGCGGTTCGACGGAGTCGCCGAAGCGGTCAAGTTCCGTCACGAACGGGCCGGAAAGCAGATGGGTACGCTCGGAGGCGGAAATCATTTCGTCGAAGTGTGCACGGATACGACCGGTTCTGTCTGGCTGATGCTGCACTCCGGTTCCCGCAACATCGGCAAGGAACTGGCCGAGCATCATATCGGCGTCGCCCAGAAGCTCCCGCACAACCAGGGTCTGGTCGACCGCGACCTCGCGGTGTTCGTCGCGGACACCCCGCAGATGGCCGCGTACCGCAACGACCTGTTCTGGGCGCAGGAGTACGCGAAGTACAACCGCACGCTCATGATGGCGCTCCTCAAGGACGTGGTCCGCAAGGAGTTCAAGAAGGCCAAGCCGGTCTTCGAGCAGGAGATCAGCGCCCACCACAACTACGTGGCCGAGGAGCGGTACGACGGGATGGACCTGCTGGTGACCCGCAAGGGCGCGATCCGCGCGGGTTCCGGGGACTTCGGGATCATCCCCGGCTCCATGGGCACGGGTTCGTACATCGTGAAGGGACTCGGCAACGCCAAGTCCTTCAACTCCGCCTCCCACGGCGCCGGTCGGCGGATGAGCCGGAACGCCGCCAAGCGCCGCTTCTCCACCAAGGACCTGGAGGAGCAGACGCGGGGTGTGGAGTGCCGCAAGGACTCCGGCGTCGTGGACGAGATCCCGGGCGCCTACAAGCCGATCGACCAGGTCATCGACCAGCAGCGCGACCTGGTGGAGGTCGTGGCGAAGCTGAAGCAGGTCGTCTGCGTGAAGGGCTGA
- a CDS encoding DUF3558 domain-containing protein — MQRKAYVPGVAALLAALLAGCTGGSGGGATADDSNPGQPGVATEAAEPGKYRTLPEPCAVVGHKALDTLLPGIEEIADEEQREKAYAGEPTLAYDTDRKVGCRWKVESAEATDHLFVDFERVVSYDGSVSDDSEAEQLFAQQVEAADLPEPVVSESGSATSDSPTGSPSSSSGESGEPGESGEPAGGAGGTPSSSASAPSSSPSSSSTASPAEVQPRLLDDLGDEAFVDDALSSSGSTAKRRTVTVAFRTSNVMVTIEYAEQSATLGAVPDSEEMQDMARKLASQLADSLGG; from the coding sequence GTGCAGCGGAAGGCCTACGTACCGGGCGTCGCCGCCCTCCTGGCGGCGTTGCTGGCCGGCTGCACCGGCGGCTCGGGCGGCGGCGCCACCGCGGACGACTCGAACCCGGGTCAGCCCGGGGTCGCGACCGAGGCGGCCGAGCCCGGCAAGTACCGCACCCTTCCGGAGCCGTGCGCCGTGGTCGGCCACAAGGCGCTGGACACCCTCCTGCCCGGCATCGAGGAGATCGCCGACGAGGAGCAGCGCGAGAAGGCGTACGCGGGCGAGCCGACGCTCGCGTACGACACGGACCGCAAGGTCGGCTGCCGCTGGAAGGTGGAGTCGGCGGAGGCCACCGATCATCTCTTCGTCGACTTCGAGCGGGTGGTGTCCTACGACGGCTCCGTGAGCGACGACAGCGAGGCCGAGCAGCTCTTCGCGCAGCAGGTGGAGGCCGCCGACCTGCCCGAGCCGGTCGTCTCGGAGTCCGGGTCCGCCACCTCGGACTCCCCGACCGGCAGCCCCTCCTCGTCCTCCGGAGAGTCCGGGGAGCCCGGGGAGTCCGGAGAACCGGCCGGCGGCGCGGGCGGCACGCCCTCGTCCTCGGCCTCCGCGCCCTCGTCCTCCCCCTCCTCCTCGTCGACCGCGTCCCCCGCCGAGGTCCAGCCCCGGCTCCTGGACGACCTGGGCGACGAGGCGTTCGTGGACGACGCGCTCAGCAGCTCCGGCTCGACGGCGAAGCGGCGCACCGTGACTGTGGCGTTCCGCACGTCGAACGTCATGGTGACCATCGAGTACGCGGAGCAGTCGGCGACGCTCGGAGCCGTCCCGGACAGCGAGGAAATGCAGGACATGGCGCGGAAACTGGCTTCCCAGCTGGCGGATTCACTGGGCGGTTGA
- a CDS encoding DUF3558 family protein, which yields MSEGTMQLRAQRDQRDPQAKRAKRLTRVLVGAAAVPVMLVAAGCSSDSGSEDGKDKAAEESAASKSASPSPTVQAAAYAKLPEPCSVVTKKTLDDLVPKGDSGKEGSSNDTAMRAGCSWDSLDDNGVKGSQFRWLSVSMLRFESDVTRGEGEKLAHDYYLKQLKDAQAAEGAKSLRTAPVSRTGNEASVVSYDLKKKEGTFKQQTVVARVENVVVTLDFNGAGLAGDKTPDADDLVKDAQKAAKEAVAAVMKANDTAAGAKPSGAPSGTPAPSGSSSKAPSKDS from the coding sequence ATGAGTGAAGGAACCATGCAGCTACGAGCCCAGCGTGACCAGCGAGACCCGCAAGCGAAGCGAGCGAAGCGACTCACCCGCGTCCTTGTCGGCGCGGCCGCCGTACCCGTGATGCTGGTGGCAGCCGGCTGCTCCTCGGACTCCGGCTCCGAGGACGGCAAGGACAAGGCCGCCGAGGAGTCCGCCGCGTCGAAGTCCGCGAGCCCGTCCCCGACGGTGCAGGCGGCGGCGTACGCGAAGCTTCCGGAGCCGTGCTCGGTGGTGACGAAGAAGACGCTGGACGACCTGGTGCCGAAGGGCGACTCCGGCAAGGAGGGCTCGTCCAACGACACGGCGATGCGGGCCGGTTGCTCCTGGGACAGTCTCGACGACAACGGCGTGAAGGGTTCCCAGTTCCGCTGGCTGAGCGTGTCGATGCTGCGCTTCGAGTCGGACGTGACGCGCGGCGAGGGCGAGAAGCTGGCGCACGACTACTACCTGAAGCAACTGAAGGACGCGCAGGCCGCGGAGGGGGCGAAGAGCCTCAGGACCGCGCCGGTGAGCCGCACGGGCAACGAGGCCTCCGTGGTGAGCTACGACCTGAAGAAGAAGGAAGGCACCTTCAAGCAGCAGACCGTCGTGGCACGGGTCGAGAACGTCGTCGTCACCCTCGACTTCAACGGCGCGGGCCTGGCGGGCGACAAGACCCCGGACGCCGACGACCTGGTGAAGGACGCGCAGAAGGCGGCCAAGGAGGCTGTGGCCGCGGTGATGAAGGCCAACGACACTGCCGCCGGTGCCAAACCGAGCGGCGCCCCGAGCGGCACGCCGGCGCCCTCCGGCTCGTCCTCCAAGGCGCCCTCGAAGGACAGCTGA
- a CDS encoding DUF2637 domain-containing protein codes for MAAPLQLTRTHRVLIGLVVFGAVIIAGIGFAGSYAAVRELALKKGFGNFSYVFPIGIDAGICVLLALDLLLTWIRIPFPLLRQTAWLLTAATIAFNGAAAWPDPLGVGMHGVIPILFVVSVEAARHATGRIADITADKHMEGVRLTRWLLSPVPTFLLWRRMKLWELRSYEQVIKLEQERLVYRARLRSRFGRAWRRKAPVESLMPLRLARYGVPLAQTGPAGLAAAGIEPALLPPVPRQLPETDPQTPAGEQRAELVKGPEADRPGPEVRSRPADRSGPEDLPPQGAGEEDGPEQSPWFNTRQVAYQGGYDPSYDPGEQYAQWYEEQQQADQYRDQYEEEPPLQEPSPEETGSFPIPVVPGRTRELGEGVGTAEPEPTEEDYYTVFRKSIDGSYPTVAQFRNDVEATFGVPLAPREADRMVKAFSERHMRELQEEHIA; via the coding sequence GTGGCCGCGCCACTTCAGCTGACCCGGACGCACCGCGTCCTCATCGGCCTGGTCGTCTTCGGTGCCGTGATCATCGCCGGGATCGGCTTCGCGGGTTCGTACGCGGCGGTGCGGGAACTGGCCCTGAAGAAGGGGTTCGGGAATTTCTCGTACGTCTTCCCGATCGGCATCGACGCGGGCATCTGTGTGCTGCTCGCCCTGGACCTGCTGCTGACCTGGATCCGCATCCCCTTCCCGCTGCTGCGGCAGACGGCGTGGCTGCTGACGGCGGCGACGATCGCGTTCAACGGCGCCGCGGCCTGGCCCGACCCGCTGGGCGTGGGCATGCACGGCGTGATCCCGATCCTGTTCGTGGTGTCCGTCGAGGCCGCCCGGCACGCAACTGGCCGGATCGCCGACATCACCGCCGACAAGCACATGGAGGGCGTCCGCCTCACCCGCTGGCTGCTCTCGCCGGTGCCGACGTTCCTGCTGTGGCGCCGCATGAAGCTGTGGGAGCTGCGCTCCTACGAGCAGGTCATCAAGCTGGAGCAGGAGCGGCTGGTGTACCGGGCCCGGCTGCGGTCCCGCTTCGGCCGCGCCTGGCGCCGCAAGGCTCCCGTGGAGTCCCTGATGCCGCTGCGGCTGGCCCGCTACGGCGTCCCGCTGGCACAGACCGGCCCCGCCGGGCTGGCGGCGGCGGGCATCGAACCGGCGCTGCTCCCGCCGGTGCCGCGGCAGCTCCCGGAGACGGACCCGCAGACCCCCGCGGGCGAACAGCGCGCCGAGCTGGTCAAGGGCCCCGAGGCGGACCGGCCCGGGCCCGAGGTCCGGTCCCGGCCCGCGGACCGTTCCGGGCCCGAGGATCTGCCGCCGCAGGGTGCCGGGGAGGAGGACGGCCCGGAGCAGAGCCCCTGGTTCAACACCCGCCAGGTCGCCTACCAGGGCGGTTACGACCCCAGCTACGACCCCGGCGAGCAGTACGCCCAGTGGTACGAGGAGCAGCAGCAGGCCGACCAGTACCGGGACCAGTACGAGGAGGAGCCCCCGCTGCAGGAGCCCTCGCCGGAGGAGACGGGCAGCTTCCCGATACCGGTCGTGCCGGGGCGCACCCGCGAGCTGGGTGAGGGCGTCGGCACGGCCGAGCCGGAACCGACGGAGGAGGACTACTACACGGTCTTCCGGAAGTCGATCGACGGCAGCTACCCCACGGTTGCCCAGTTCCGCAACGACGTGGAGGCGACCTTCGGCGTGCCGCTGGCTCCGCGGGAGGCCGATCGCATGGTGAAGGCGTTCAGCGAGCGCCACATGCGGGAGCTCCAGGAAGAGCACATCGCCTGA
- the lysS gene encoding lysine--tRNA ligase, protein MPIVAQSTETTDWVSRFADEVIAESERRAPGKPGVVVASGLSPSGPIHLGNLREVMTPHLVADEIRRRGYEVRHLISWDDYDRYRKVPAGVPGVDESWAEHIGKPLTSVPAPKGSPHPNWAEHFKAAMVASLAEMGVEFDGISQTAQYTSGVYREQILHAMKHRRDIDAILDQYRTKPKTTGKKSQKPVDEAELEAAEGSGAAAEDDGSSGSAGYFPYKPYCGNCEKDLTTVTAYDDDSTELTYACTACGFSETVRLSEFNRGKLVWKVDWPMRWAYEGVVFEPSGVDHSSPGSSFQVGGQIVGIFGGKQPIGPMYAFVGISGMAKMSSSKGGVPTPADALQIMEPQLLRWLYARRRPNQSFKIAFDQEIQRLYDEWDRLDAKVADGSALPADAAAHARAVGTAAGELPRTPRPLPYRTLASVADITAGHEDQALRILGELDPADPIASLDQARPRYDKAEAWINTHVPADQRTIVRQEPDAELLKSLDEPSRQSLRLLLDGLADHWSLDGLTHHVYGVPKVQAGFPADATPKELPPEIKTAQRTFFALLYHLLVGRDTGPRLPTLLLAVGQDRVRALLGE, encoded by the coding sequence GTGCCGATCGTGGCTCAGAGCACAGAGACCACCGACTGGGTCTCCCGTTTCGCGGACGAGGTCATCGCCGAGTCGGAGCGTCGTGCCCCGGGCAAACCAGGTGTCGTCGTCGCCTCCGGACTCTCCCCCTCCGGTCCCATCCACCTGGGCAACCTGCGCGAGGTCATGACCCCGCACCTGGTCGCCGACGAGATCCGCCGCCGCGGGTACGAGGTGCGGCACCTCATCTCCTGGGACGACTACGACCGCTACCGCAAGGTCCCGGCCGGCGTCCCCGGCGTGGACGAGTCCTGGGCCGAGCACATCGGCAAGCCGCTGACCTCCGTCCCGGCCCCGAAGGGCTCCCCGCACCCGAACTGGGCGGAGCACTTCAAGGCCGCGATGGTCGCTTCGCTCGCCGAGATGGGCGTCGAGTTCGACGGGATCAGCCAGACCGCCCAGTACACCTCCGGCGTCTACCGCGAGCAGATCCTGCACGCCATGAAGCACCGGCGGGACATCGACGCCATCCTCGACCAGTACCGGACCAAGCCGAAGACGACCGGCAAGAAGTCGCAGAAGCCCGTCGACGAGGCCGAGCTGGAGGCCGCCGAGGGCTCCGGCGCCGCCGCCGAGGACGACGGCAGCTCCGGCTCCGCCGGATACTTCCCGTACAAGCCGTACTGCGGCAACTGCGAGAAGGACCTGACCACGGTCACCGCCTACGACGACGACTCGACCGAGCTGACCTACGCCTGCACGGCCTGCGGCTTCTCCGAGACCGTGCGGCTGAGCGAGTTCAACCGCGGCAAGCTGGTCTGGAAGGTCGACTGGCCGATGCGCTGGGCCTACGAGGGCGTCGTCTTCGAGCCCAGCGGTGTCGACCATTCGTCCCCCGGATCCTCCTTCCAGGTCGGCGGGCAGATCGTCGGCATCTTCGGCGGCAAGCAGCCCATCGGCCCGATGTACGCCTTCGTCGGCATCAGCGGCATGGCCAAGATGTCCTCGTCCAAGGGCGGAGTCCCCACCCCGGCCGACGCGCTCCAGATCATGGAGCCGCAGCTGCTGCGCTGGCTGTACGCCCGCCGCCGCCCCAACCAGTCCTTCAAGATCGCCTTCGACCAGGAGATCCAGCGGCTGTACGACGAGTGGGACCGCCTCGACGCCAAGGTCGCCGACGGCAGCGCCCTCCCCGCCGACGCCGCCGCCCACGCGCGCGCCGTCGGCACGGCCGCCGGTGAGCTGCCGCGCACGCCCAGGCCGCTGCCGTACCGCACACTCGCCTCCGTCGCCGACATCACCGCCGGGCACGAGGACCAGGCGCTGCGCATCCTCGGCGAGCTGGACCCGGCCGACCCGATCGCGTCGCTGGACCAGGCCCGGCCGCGCTACGACAAGGCCGAGGCGTGGATCAACACCCACGTCCCCGCCGACCAGCGCACCATCGTGCGCCAGGAGCCCGACGCCGAGCTGCTCAAGTCCCTCGACGAGCCGAGCCGGCAGTCCCTGCGGCTGCTGCTCGACGGGCTGGCCGACCACTGGTCCCTGGACGGGCTCACCCACCACGTCTACGGCGTTCCCAAGGTCCAGGCCGGCTTCCCCGCCGACGCCACGCCCAAGGAGCTGCCGCCGGAGATCAAGACCGCCCAGCGGACGTTCTTCGCGCTGCTCTACCACCTGCTCGTCGGCCGCGACACCGGCCCGCGCCTGCCCACGCTGCTGCTCGCGGTGGGGCAGGACCGGGTGCGGGCCCTGCTCGGGGAGTAG
- the argS gene encoding arginine--tRNA ligase has translation MASVTSLSDSVQQHLASALTATRPEAAGADPLLRRSDRADYQANGILALAKKAKANPRELAAEVVARITTGDELIKDVEVSGPGFLNITVADRAITANLAARLADGERLGVPLKQDAGITVVDYAQPNVAKEMHVGHLRSAVIGDALRGMLDFTGEQTIGRHHIGDWGTQFGMLIQYLFEHPGELAPPGDVDGEQAMSNLNRVYKASRAVFDADEEFKERARRRVVALQSGDKETLELWQQFVDESKVYFYSVFEKLDMEIRDEEIVGESAYNEGMPETARILEETGVAVRSEGALVVFFDEIRGKDDQPVPLIVQKADGGFGYAASDLTAIRNRVRDLHATTLLYVVDVRQSLHFKMVFETARRAGWLGDEVTAHNMGYGTVLGADGKPFKTRAGETVRLEDLLDEAVQRAAEVVREKARDLTEDEIQERAAQVGIGAVKYADLSTSPNRDYKFDLDQMVSLNGDTSVYLQYAYARIQSILRKAGEVRPAAHPELELHEAERALGLHLDAFGTTVFEAAAEYAPHKLAAYLYQLASLFTSFYDKCPVIKPQPPRDVAENRLFLCDLTARTLHRGMALLGIRTPERL, from the coding sequence ATGGCCTCGGTCACGTCCCTCAGCGACTCCGTCCAGCAGCACCTCGCGTCCGCCCTCACGGCCACCCGGCCGGAGGCCGCCGGCGCGGACCCGCTGCTGCGACGAAGCGACCGGGCGGACTACCAGGCCAACGGCATCCTCGCCCTGGCCAAGAAGGCGAAGGCCAACCCGCGGGAGCTGGCGGCCGAGGTCGTCGCGCGGATCACCACCGGTGACGAGCTGATCAAGGACGTCGAGGTCTCGGGACCCGGCTTCCTCAACATCACCGTCGCCGACCGGGCGATCACCGCGAACCTCGCCGCGCGGCTCGCGGACGGCGAGCGCCTCGGCGTGCCGCTGAAGCAGGACGCGGGGATCACGGTCGTCGACTACGCCCAGCCGAACGTGGCGAAGGAGATGCACGTCGGCCACCTGCGCTCCGCGGTCATCGGCGACGCCCTGCGCGGCATGCTCGACTTCACCGGCGAGCAGACGATCGGCCGGCACCACATCGGCGACTGGGGCACCCAGTTCGGCATGCTCATCCAGTACCTGTTCGAGCACCCCGGCGAGCTGGCCCCGCCCGGGGACGTCGACGGCGAGCAGGCCATGTCGAACCTGAACCGGGTGTACAAGGCGTCGCGCGCGGTCTTCGACGCGGACGAGGAGTTCAAGGAGCGGGCCCGGCGGCGGGTCGTCGCCCTGCAGTCCGGCGACAAGGAGACGCTGGAGCTGTGGCAGCAGTTCGTGGACGAGTCGAAGGTCTACTTCTACTCCGTCTTCGAGAAGCTCGACATGGAGATCCGCGACGAGGAGATCGTCGGCGAGTCCGCGTACAACGAGGGCATGCCCGAGACCGCCCGCATCCTGGAGGAGACGGGCGTCGCGGTGCGCTCCGAGGGCGCGCTCGTGGTGTTCTTCGACGAGATCCGCGGCAAGGACGACCAGCCGGTGCCGCTGATCGTGCAGAAGGCCGACGGCGGCTTCGGCTACGCGGCCTCCGACCTGACCGCGATCCGCAACCGCGTCCGGGACCTGCACGCCACCACGCTGCTGTACGTCGTGGACGTGCGTCAGTCGCTGCACTTCAAGATGGTCTTCGAGACGGCCCGCCGGGCCGGCTGGCTCGGTGACGAGGTCACCGCGCACAACATGGGCTACGGCACGGTGCTCGGCGCGGACGGCAAGCCCTTCAAGACGCGTGCGGGCGAGACCGTGCGGCTCGAGGACCTGCTGGACGAGGCGGTGCAGCGGGCGGCGGAGGTCGTGCGGGAGAAGGCGCGGGACCTCACCGAGGACGAGATCCAGGAGCGGGCGGCGCAGGTCGGCATCGGCGCCGTGAAGTACGCGGACCTGTCGACGTCGCCGAACCGCGACTACAAGTTCGACCTGGACCAGATGGTCTCGCTCAACGGCGACACCAGCGTCTACCTCCAGTACGCCTACGCCCGTATCCAGTCCATCCTCCGCAAGGCCGGCGAGGTCCGCCCCGCCGCCCACCCGGAGCTGGAGCTGCACGAGGCGGAGCGCGCGCTGGGCCTGCACCTGGACGCGTTCGGCACCACGGTCTTCGAGGCGGCGGCGGAGTACGCCCCGCACAAGCTGGCCGCGTACCTGTACCAGCTGGCGTCGCTGTTCACGTCGTTCTACGACAAGTGCCCGGTGATCAAGCCGCAGCCGCCGCGGGACGTGGCGGAGAACCGCCTGTTCCTGTGCGACCTCACGGCCCGCACCCTGCACCGGGGCATGGCCCTGCTGGGCATCCGGACGCCCGAGCGACTCTGA